From a region of the Chroicocephalus ridibundus chromosome 8, bChrRid1.1, whole genome shotgun sequence genome:
- the TXNDC11 gene encoding thioredoxin domain-containing protein 11 isoform X2, with translation MSLCGGSSPAAAPRPRPRAAQMARRPELLCGAAIVLGCAFLVALKVTCSRAKDVTMPAKLPVNFFSTRSPVIDLFRGQLDYAEHLRQDSEIVLYFFYAPWCGQSIAAREEIEHVASRLSDQVLFVAVNCWWNQGKCRKQKHFFYFPVIHLYHRSFGPIEYKGPMSAVYIEKFVRRVMTPLLYISSRSKLLDFLSNYEPGVLGYFEFNASPQPPGYLTFFTSALHSLKKDYLGTIRFGVITDKRVAEEISLVHSGSVYLHRHVNTSLIYPNDIMNFTAENICKWALENREMLIRWLRPHGGKSLLLNNELKKGPALLIFIPYNPLAEIHPLLDEVTKVALEYHNCNKSQAAEPDLQHLQDSDSPAFDSSVPDAHMKLSETFSITKYPCCNTVVLPQWHSISRTHNVCELCINQTLGVKPNKVHVPHCNFLEIEAALDSFYLQERTFFQVISNTIECSNFLSFYSPFSYYTACCRTVNRHFLSFISSEKTIFQTPKVAFSSHGKKDNTQHSIPHIEDRNWFIPDLHISGTNITGLSCRTNKTLNLYLLDSNLFWIYAERLGASRSNHLKEFAAIVDLKEEVHYVLDQNQSLVGSTLENFIKNFSILYSPLKRHLVDGPPLHFHQQRVITEVTTHTFHDTVFSSEKNVLLLYYAQWCGFCASLNHIFIQLARLLPPDNFTVARIDITRNDLPWEFMTDRLPTILFFPHQRKEQSVKFPEDFSVNLPNLLKFILHHSSLSSSEPCTKECLHKEAVLQQGHISHLEREIQKLRSEISALHQAHNQLEVQLSEARREEHRLQQQKHTLEKQHKTLQLHSEQLQATYDQKNQELLEMAEKLQELADASENLLKENTLLRILVASREGKLQSKDETKESLQSEQILSEDNDISVSTAIATVEEKRIDNIDTIETEHSSGNRTE, from the exons CCGAGCAAAAGATGTAACAATGCCAGCGAAGCTTCCAGTGAATTTTTTCTCCACAAGATCTCCAGTCATTGATCTTTTTCGTGGACAATTAGACTATGCAGAGCACCTTCGTCAGGATTCAGAAATCGTGCTGTATTTCTTCTATGCGCCGTGGTGCGGCCAGTCCATTGCAGCAAGAGAAGAAATAGAACATGTGGCCAGCAGATTATCAGACCAG GTGCTGTTTGTGGCTGTAAATTGCTGGTGGAACCAAGGGAAATGCAGGAAGCAGaagcatttcttttattttcctgtgataCATTTATACCATCGGAG TTTTGGACCAATTGAATACAAAGGCCCTATGAGTGCTGTTTATATTGAAAAGTTTGTTCGACGGGTGATGACACCACTACTCTACATCTCGTCTCGATCAAAATTACTAGATTTCCTCTCAAATTATGAG CCTGGAGTTCTAGGATATTTTGAGTTCAACGCTTCACCTCAGCCGCCTGGTTATTTAACGTTCTTCACGTCAGCATTACATTCATTAAAGAAAG ATTACCTTGGAACAATACGCTTTGGAGTGATCACAGATAAACGTGTTGCAGAGGAAATCTCTTTAGTGCATTCGGGCAGCGTGTATTTGCACAGACATGTCAACACATCTCTT aTCTATCCAAACGACATCATGAACTTTACTGCTGAGAACATTTGCAAGTGGGCTCTAGAAAATCGAGAGATGCTCATACGCTGGCTGAGACCACATGGTGGAAAAAGCCTTCTTCTAAACAATGAGCTGAAGAAAGGACCAGCACTTCTCATATTTATACCATACAATCCCTTAGCAGAAATTCATCCTCTTTTAGATGAA gTTACCAAAGTGGCCTTGGAATACCACAACTGTAATAAAAGCCAAGCAGCTGAGCCAGATCTTCAACACTTACAAGACAGTGATTCACCAGCTTTTGATTCCTCTGTACCAGATGCACATATGAAAttatcagaaacattttcaataaCCAAGTACCCATGCTGTAACACCGTGGTGCTTCCGCAGTGGCATTCAATATCTAGAACTCACAATGTCTGTGAGCTTTGCATTAATCAGACACTTGGTGTCAAACCAAATAAAGTCCATGTGCCACACTGTAACTTTTTAGAGATAGAAGCAGCTTTGGACTCTTTCTACCTCCAGGAACGTACCTTTTTTCAAGTTATATCAAATACCATAGAATGCAGCAATTTCTTAAGTTTCTACAGTCCCTTTAGCTATTACACTGCATGTTGCAGGACAGTAAACAGGCATTTTTTAAGTTTCATTAGTTCTGAGAAGACCATCTTTCAGACCCCCAAAGTAGCATTTTCTTCCCATGGGAAGAAAGATAACACCCAACATTCTATTCCTCACATTGAGGATAGGAATTGGTTTATTCCTGACCTTCATATTAGTGGCACTAACATTACTGGCCTGAGCTGCAGGACCAACAAAACCTTGAATCTCTATCTACTGGATTCAAATCTTTTTTGGATATATGCAGAGAGACTAGGAGCATCGAGATCTAATCATCTTAAGGAGTTTGCTGCTATTGTTGACCTGAAGGAAGAAGTGCACTATGTCCTGGATCAGAATCAGTCACTTGTTGGATCTACCTTGG AGAACTTCATAAAAAATTTCAGTATTCTCTACAGTCCCTTGAAAAGGCATCTTGTTGATGGCCCTCCTCTCCATTTTCATCAACAGCGTGTAATCACTGAAGTGACTACTCACACCTTCCATGATACCGTGTTTTCGAGTGAAAAG AATGTCTTGCTGCTCTATTATGCACAGTGGTGTGGATTCTGTGCTTCTCTTAATCACATCTTTATTCAACTTGCTCGGCTTTTGCCTCCAGATAATTTCACTGTGGCAAG AATTGATATCACTCGAAATGACCTTCCATGGGAATTTATGACAGACCGTCTCccaaccattttattttttcctcatcagag GAAGGAACAAAGTGTGAAGTTCCCTGAAGACTTTTCAGTTAACCTTCCTAATCtccttaaatttattttacatcaCTCAAGTCTTTCTTCATCAGAGCCCTGTACCAAAGAATGCCTACATAAAGAGGCAGTTCTACAGCAAGGACACATCTCCCACTTAGAGAGAGAAATTCAGAAGTTAAGATCAGAAATCAGTGCCCTTCATCAGGCCCACAACCAGCTTGAAGTACAGCTTTCTGAAGCTAGGAGAGAAGAACATAGACTGCAGCAGCAAAAACACacactggaaaagcagcacaagaCTCTGCAGCTCCACAGTGAGCAGTTACAGGCCACATATGACCAAAAGAATCAAGAATTATTAGAAATGGCTGAAAAGCTTCAAGAATTAGCTGATGCATCAGAAAACCTCCTTAAAGAGAATACTTTACTGAGAATCTTGGTGGCATCAAGGGAAGGAAAGCTACAAAGCAAAGATGAAACAAAAGAATCCCTTCAGTCAGAGCAAATACTTTCTGAAGATAATGATATATCAGTTTCAACAGCTATTGCcacagtagaagaaaaaaggatTGATAATATTGATACCATAGAGACAGAGCACAGTAGCGGAAACAGGACAGAATAA
- the SNN gene encoding stannin: protein MSIMDHSPTTGVVTVIVILIAIAALGALILGCWCYLRLQRISQSEDEESIVGEGETKEPFLLVQYSAKGPCVERKAKLTPNGTEVHS, encoded by the coding sequence ATGTCTATTATGGATCATAGCCCCACCACTGGAGTGGTGACTGTTATTGTTATTTTGATTGCTATTGCAGCTCTTGGTGCCTTGATACTGGGCTGCTGGTGTTACCTGCGTCTGCAGAGGATCAGCCAGTCTGAAGATGAGGAAAGCATCGTGGGTGAAGGAGAAACTAAAGAGCCCTTTCTTCTGGTGCAGTACTCTGCTAAAGGACCCTGTGTAGAAAGGAAAGCTAAGCTAACTCCAAATGGCACAGAAGTACATAGCTAA
- the TXNDC11 gene encoding thioredoxin domain-containing protein 11 isoform X1, which yields MSLCGGSSPAAAPRPRPRAAQMARRPELLCGAAIVLGCAFLVALKVTCRVLLPKVQVLKEDEAREEIQRNHSSCRAKDVTMPAKLPVNFFSTRSPVIDLFRGQLDYAEHLRQDSEIVLYFFYAPWCGQSIAAREEIEHVASRLSDQVLFVAVNCWWNQGKCRKQKHFFYFPVIHLYHRSFGPIEYKGPMSAVYIEKFVRRVMTPLLYISSRSKLLDFLSNYEPGVLGYFEFNASPQPPGYLTFFTSALHSLKKDYLGTIRFGVITDKRVAEEISLVHSGSVYLHRHVNTSLIYPNDIMNFTAENICKWALENREMLIRWLRPHGGKSLLLNNELKKGPALLIFIPYNPLAEIHPLLDEVTKVALEYHNCNKSQAAEPDLQHLQDSDSPAFDSSVPDAHMKLSETFSITKYPCCNTVVLPQWHSISRTHNVCELCINQTLGVKPNKVHVPHCNFLEIEAALDSFYLQERTFFQVISNTIECSNFLSFYSPFSYYTACCRTVNRHFLSFISSEKTIFQTPKVAFSSHGKKDNTQHSIPHIEDRNWFIPDLHISGTNITGLSCRTNKTLNLYLLDSNLFWIYAERLGASRSNHLKEFAAIVDLKEEVHYVLDQNQSLVGSTLENFIKNFSILYSPLKRHLVDGPPLHFHQQRVITEVTTHTFHDTVFSSEKNVLLLYYAQWCGFCASLNHIFIQLARLLPPDNFTVARIDITRNDLPWEFMTDRLPTILFFPHQRKEQSVKFPEDFSVNLPNLLKFILHHSSLSSSEPCTKECLHKEAVLQQGHISHLEREIQKLRSEISALHQAHNQLEVQLSEARREEHRLQQQKHTLEKQHKTLQLHSEQLQATYDQKNQELLEMAEKLQELADASENLLKENTLLRILVASREGKLQSKDETKESLQSEQILSEDNDISVSTAIATVEEKRIDNIDTIETEHSSGNRTE from the exons GGTCCTGTTACCTAAAGTACAAGTGTTAAAAGAGGATGAGGCCAGGGAAGAAATCCAAAGAAATCACTCTTCCTG CCGAGCAAAAGATGTAACAATGCCAGCGAAGCTTCCAGTGAATTTTTTCTCCACAAGATCTCCAGTCATTGATCTTTTTCGTGGACAATTAGACTATGCAGAGCACCTTCGTCAGGATTCAGAAATCGTGCTGTATTTCTTCTATGCGCCGTGGTGCGGCCAGTCCATTGCAGCAAGAGAAGAAATAGAACATGTGGCCAGCAGATTATCAGACCAG GTGCTGTTTGTGGCTGTAAATTGCTGGTGGAACCAAGGGAAATGCAGGAAGCAGaagcatttcttttattttcctgtgataCATTTATACCATCGGAG TTTTGGACCAATTGAATACAAAGGCCCTATGAGTGCTGTTTATATTGAAAAGTTTGTTCGACGGGTGATGACACCACTACTCTACATCTCGTCTCGATCAAAATTACTAGATTTCCTCTCAAATTATGAG CCTGGAGTTCTAGGATATTTTGAGTTCAACGCTTCACCTCAGCCGCCTGGTTATTTAACGTTCTTCACGTCAGCATTACATTCATTAAAGAAAG ATTACCTTGGAACAATACGCTTTGGAGTGATCACAGATAAACGTGTTGCAGAGGAAATCTCTTTAGTGCATTCGGGCAGCGTGTATTTGCACAGACATGTCAACACATCTCTT aTCTATCCAAACGACATCATGAACTTTACTGCTGAGAACATTTGCAAGTGGGCTCTAGAAAATCGAGAGATGCTCATACGCTGGCTGAGACCACATGGTGGAAAAAGCCTTCTTCTAAACAATGAGCTGAAGAAAGGACCAGCACTTCTCATATTTATACCATACAATCCCTTAGCAGAAATTCATCCTCTTTTAGATGAA gTTACCAAAGTGGCCTTGGAATACCACAACTGTAATAAAAGCCAAGCAGCTGAGCCAGATCTTCAACACTTACAAGACAGTGATTCACCAGCTTTTGATTCCTCTGTACCAGATGCACATATGAAAttatcagaaacattttcaataaCCAAGTACCCATGCTGTAACACCGTGGTGCTTCCGCAGTGGCATTCAATATCTAGAACTCACAATGTCTGTGAGCTTTGCATTAATCAGACACTTGGTGTCAAACCAAATAAAGTCCATGTGCCACACTGTAACTTTTTAGAGATAGAAGCAGCTTTGGACTCTTTCTACCTCCAGGAACGTACCTTTTTTCAAGTTATATCAAATACCATAGAATGCAGCAATTTCTTAAGTTTCTACAGTCCCTTTAGCTATTACACTGCATGTTGCAGGACAGTAAACAGGCATTTTTTAAGTTTCATTAGTTCTGAGAAGACCATCTTTCAGACCCCCAAAGTAGCATTTTCTTCCCATGGGAAGAAAGATAACACCCAACATTCTATTCCTCACATTGAGGATAGGAATTGGTTTATTCCTGACCTTCATATTAGTGGCACTAACATTACTGGCCTGAGCTGCAGGACCAACAAAACCTTGAATCTCTATCTACTGGATTCAAATCTTTTTTGGATATATGCAGAGAGACTAGGAGCATCGAGATCTAATCATCTTAAGGAGTTTGCTGCTATTGTTGACCTGAAGGAAGAAGTGCACTATGTCCTGGATCAGAATCAGTCACTTGTTGGATCTACCTTGG AGAACTTCATAAAAAATTTCAGTATTCTCTACAGTCCCTTGAAAAGGCATCTTGTTGATGGCCCTCCTCTCCATTTTCATCAACAGCGTGTAATCACTGAAGTGACTACTCACACCTTCCATGATACCGTGTTTTCGAGTGAAAAG AATGTCTTGCTGCTCTATTATGCACAGTGGTGTGGATTCTGTGCTTCTCTTAATCACATCTTTATTCAACTTGCTCGGCTTTTGCCTCCAGATAATTTCACTGTGGCAAG AATTGATATCACTCGAAATGACCTTCCATGGGAATTTATGACAGACCGTCTCccaaccattttattttttcctcatcagag GAAGGAACAAAGTGTGAAGTTCCCTGAAGACTTTTCAGTTAACCTTCCTAATCtccttaaatttattttacatcaCTCAAGTCTTTCTTCATCAGAGCCCTGTACCAAAGAATGCCTACATAAAGAGGCAGTTCTACAGCAAGGACACATCTCCCACTTAGAGAGAGAAATTCAGAAGTTAAGATCAGAAATCAGTGCCCTTCATCAGGCCCACAACCAGCTTGAAGTACAGCTTTCTGAAGCTAGGAGAGAAGAACATAGACTGCAGCAGCAAAAACACacactggaaaagcagcacaagaCTCTGCAGCTCCACAGTGAGCAGTTACAGGCCACATATGACCAAAAGAATCAAGAATTATTAGAAATGGCTGAAAAGCTTCAAGAATTAGCTGATGCATCAGAAAACCTCCTTAAAGAGAATACTTTACTGAGAATCTTGGTGGCATCAAGGGAAGGAAAGCTACAAAGCAAAGATGAAACAAAAGAATCCCTTCAGTCAGAGCAAATACTTTCTGAAGATAATGATATATCAGTTTCAACAGCTATTGCcacagtagaagaaaaaaggatTGATAATATTGATACCATAGAGACAGAGCACAGTAGCGGAAACAGGACAGAATAA
- the TXNDC11 gene encoding thioredoxin domain-containing protein 11 isoform X3, with protein sequence MQEAEAFLLFSCDTFIPSEPGVLGYFEFNASPQPPGYLTFFTSALHSLKKDYLGTIRFGVITDKRVAEEISLVHSGSVYLHRHVNTSLIYPNDIMNFTAENICKWALENREMLIRWLRPHGGKSLLLNNELKKGPALLIFIPYNPLAEIHPLLDEVTKVALEYHNCNKSQAAEPDLQHLQDSDSPAFDSSVPDAHMKLSETFSITKYPCCNTVVLPQWHSISRTHNVCELCINQTLGVKPNKVHVPHCNFLEIEAALDSFYLQERTFFQVISNTIECSNFLSFYSPFSYYTACCRTVNRHFLSFISSEKTIFQTPKVAFSSHGKKDNTQHSIPHIEDRNWFIPDLHISGTNITGLSCRTNKTLNLYLLDSNLFWIYAERLGASRSNHLKEFAAIVDLKEEVHYVLDQNQSLVGSTLENFIKNFSILYSPLKRHLVDGPPLHFHQQRVITEVTTHTFHDTVFSSEKNVLLLYYAQWCGFCASLNHIFIQLARLLPPDNFTVARIDITRNDLPWEFMTDRLPTILFFPHQRKEQSVKFPEDFSVNLPNLLKFILHHSSLSSSEPCTKECLHKEAVLQQGHISHLEREIQKLRSEISALHQAHNQLEVQLSEARREEHRLQQQKHTLEKQHKTLQLHSEQLQATYDQKNQELLEMAEKLQELADASENLLKENTLLRILVASREGKLQSKDETKESLQSEQILSEDNDISVSTAIATVEEKRIDNIDTIETEHSSGNRTE encoded by the exons ATGCAGGAAGCAGaagcatttcttttattttcctgtgataCATTTATACCATCGGAG CCTGGAGTTCTAGGATATTTTGAGTTCAACGCTTCACCTCAGCCGCCTGGTTATTTAACGTTCTTCACGTCAGCATTACATTCATTAAAGAAAG ATTACCTTGGAACAATACGCTTTGGAGTGATCACAGATAAACGTGTTGCAGAGGAAATCTCTTTAGTGCATTCGGGCAGCGTGTATTTGCACAGACATGTCAACACATCTCTT aTCTATCCAAACGACATCATGAACTTTACTGCTGAGAACATTTGCAAGTGGGCTCTAGAAAATCGAGAGATGCTCATACGCTGGCTGAGACCACATGGTGGAAAAAGCCTTCTTCTAAACAATGAGCTGAAGAAAGGACCAGCACTTCTCATATTTATACCATACAATCCCTTAGCAGAAATTCATCCTCTTTTAGATGAA gTTACCAAAGTGGCCTTGGAATACCACAACTGTAATAAAAGCCAAGCAGCTGAGCCAGATCTTCAACACTTACAAGACAGTGATTCACCAGCTTTTGATTCCTCTGTACCAGATGCACATATGAAAttatcagaaacattttcaataaCCAAGTACCCATGCTGTAACACCGTGGTGCTTCCGCAGTGGCATTCAATATCTAGAACTCACAATGTCTGTGAGCTTTGCATTAATCAGACACTTGGTGTCAAACCAAATAAAGTCCATGTGCCACACTGTAACTTTTTAGAGATAGAAGCAGCTTTGGACTCTTTCTACCTCCAGGAACGTACCTTTTTTCAAGTTATATCAAATACCATAGAATGCAGCAATTTCTTAAGTTTCTACAGTCCCTTTAGCTATTACACTGCATGTTGCAGGACAGTAAACAGGCATTTTTTAAGTTTCATTAGTTCTGAGAAGACCATCTTTCAGACCCCCAAAGTAGCATTTTCTTCCCATGGGAAGAAAGATAACACCCAACATTCTATTCCTCACATTGAGGATAGGAATTGGTTTATTCCTGACCTTCATATTAGTGGCACTAACATTACTGGCCTGAGCTGCAGGACCAACAAAACCTTGAATCTCTATCTACTGGATTCAAATCTTTTTTGGATATATGCAGAGAGACTAGGAGCATCGAGATCTAATCATCTTAAGGAGTTTGCTGCTATTGTTGACCTGAAGGAAGAAGTGCACTATGTCCTGGATCAGAATCAGTCACTTGTTGGATCTACCTTGG AGAACTTCATAAAAAATTTCAGTATTCTCTACAGTCCCTTGAAAAGGCATCTTGTTGATGGCCCTCCTCTCCATTTTCATCAACAGCGTGTAATCACTGAAGTGACTACTCACACCTTCCATGATACCGTGTTTTCGAGTGAAAAG AATGTCTTGCTGCTCTATTATGCACAGTGGTGTGGATTCTGTGCTTCTCTTAATCACATCTTTATTCAACTTGCTCGGCTTTTGCCTCCAGATAATTTCACTGTGGCAAG AATTGATATCACTCGAAATGACCTTCCATGGGAATTTATGACAGACCGTCTCccaaccattttattttttcctcatcagag GAAGGAACAAAGTGTGAAGTTCCCTGAAGACTTTTCAGTTAACCTTCCTAATCtccttaaatttattttacatcaCTCAAGTCTTTCTTCATCAGAGCCCTGTACCAAAGAATGCCTACATAAAGAGGCAGTTCTACAGCAAGGACACATCTCCCACTTAGAGAGAGAAATTCAGAAGTTAAGATCAGAAATCAGTGCCCTTCATCAGGCCCACAACCAGCTTGAAGTACAGCTTTCTGAAGCTAGGAGAGAAGAACATAGACTGCAGCAGCAAAAACACacactggaaaagcagcacaagaCTCTGCAGCTCCACAGTGAGCAGTTACAGGCCACATATGACCAAAAGAATCAAGAATTATTAGAAATGGCTGAAAAGCTTCAAGAATTAGCTGATGCATCAGAAAACCTCCTTAAAGAGAATACTTTACTGAGAATCTTGGTGGCATCAAGGGAAGGAAAGCTACAAAGCAAAGATGAAACAAAAGAATCCCTTCAGTCAGAGCAAATACTTTCTGAAGATAATGATATATCAGTTTCAACAGCTATTGCcacagtagaagaaaaaaggatTGATAATATTGATACCATAGAGACAGAGCACAGTAGCGGAAACAGGACAGAATAA